In Phycisphaerae bacterium RAS1, the genomic window GCGTATTTGCCTGGGTCCGGCCGGCGGCGCTGGAGAAAACCCAGTGCGCCGAGCAATACAACAGCGTGCTGGATTTTGTCTTCGTCACGGGGCAGGCGCAGACGTGGGCGGCGGTGAGCACGATTCTTCCCGGAAACTGCCCGGACGACAATCTTCACAGCGATCACAAGCCGGTAAAGGCGACGTTCGGTCCGGCTGACGGTGGGCCGCCGCCGACAAACCTCAAGCAGCAGATTCTGGACAAGATTCAGTCCCTGGAGCAGCAGTTGCAGGCATTGCGGCAATTGGTGCAGCAGTTGTAGCGGTCGTCGCGCTTGTGAAGAAACCGGCGAAACCGTGCGGAGCGCGGGCTTTGGCCCGCCCGTGCGGGCGGGAAAACTTGTGAATTTGGGTGGGCGTCTCGCCCGTCCCCCCGGTCTCGGGGACGGCCGAGACGCCCGAGACGCCGGTCCCACCAATTATCCACAAGCTCTCCCGCCCCCCCGCATTTGGGGAGTGCGGGCGTCCCGCCCGCCGCCGCGGACCAGAGGCCCGCATACCCCGCAGCCGCGCGATTTGACCCACCGCGCGTGGAAGTTGCCCCACTCTTACCGGCCGTTCTGCCGTCACCGCCGCATTTCAAGCCGATTCTGCTGCGGCACGCCACTTGCATGAGCATCCATGGGTCGAATTGGCGCCGCATTGTCAAGGAGACGGGCCATGACTCGCGCAACCCCTGCGGAACCTGCTTCACGCCGGCAACGAGATGTTCCTGCGGTTCAGACCGCGTCCGCCCCGATCACCGACGAGGCCATTCGCAAGCGCGCCTTCGAGCTTTACCAACTCCGCGGCGGCTCGTTCGGCGACCCGCTGGCGGATTGGCTGGCGGCCGAGCATGAACTGCGCAACCGCGGTTGCGACACCGGAGATTCGCGATGAACGCCCCGATTTCACTGCCCTTTCGCGACGATCTGGGATTCTGCAACATCCTCATGTCCGCCCTCGGCGGCGACGGCGCCAACATGGCCGCCAAGCTGCTCTTCAAGATCGGCGTGACGAGCTTCGGCCTCGACGGCGGATATGACGCGAAGTACGGCTCCGAAAAGAAAGGCACCGCCACCGACGTATCCGTGCGCTTCTGCCAAGTGGACAACCCGGTGCGGCAGTCTGGCCCGACCAATCAGCCGCACCTGCTGGTTGTGTTTCACGAAGCGCTGATCGAGCCGCTCGAGCTGTATCGCGGGCTGCAACCCGGCGCAATCTGCATCGTCAACACCGTGCGCCCGCCGGACGCGCTGCGCGCTGATCTCAAGCTCCACAGCGGCGAGATCGTCTGCATTGACGCGACGCGCATCGCCTTCGAGACGCGCAGCCGATTGAACATGCCGCTGCTGGCGGCGCTGGCGCACGAGCTGGGCTTCCCGGACGATGAGGTCAAGAGAATCATCGCCAAGCAGTGGCCGAAAGTGGCCGAGCGCAACCTTTCCGCCTTTGACCAGGCCGTGCACAACACCCGCAGCGCCTCCTTTCTTCCCGACGGCTATCAGCCATTGCCGCCCAAGGCGATCGGCGGCCAGATCGGCTGGAAGAACATGCTCAACGGCGGCACGGTGGACGCGCTGTATCACACGACCCGCGGGCGCGACAACCGCGTCGCCGCCCAGGGCCGTGTGCCGAAATTCGCGCCGGAGGCGTGCAACTCGTGCGGCATCTGCTTCACGGTCTGCTCTGATCCGGGCGGGTTGATGTGGCACGACGGGCGCATGGTTGGCATCGACGAGGCGTACTGCAAAGGCTGCATGCGCTGCGTCGAGGCCTGCCCGACGACCAAGAAGGGCCATGCCCTGACCGTGCCCGAAGTGGAGTTGGCGTAGCGTCGGACCTCCGCGTCCGACGGCGGGTGGGACGGGCGTCTCGCCCGTCCCCGGCGCGATTGGGACCGGCGAGACGCCCGTCCCACCCGAATGCAAGAGGATTGAATCATGACCGCCGCAACGCTCGAACCGAAATCGAAAAAGTCAGGCGCGTCCGCACGACAGACGGTCTGGATCGGCAACGGAAACGAGGCCGTCGCGCGCGCTATCCTCGACATCGGCTACGACGCCGAGGGCTACTACCCCATCACGCCCTCCTCTGAGGCCGGCGAAAACGTGCAGAAGGCCTTCGCCAGCGGCGAAACCGATATCTCCTTCATTGTCGGCACCAGCGAGCTGGCGGCCATTTCAATCTGCGCCGGCGCCGCCATCGCCGGCGGCCGGGCCGTCGACGTCACCAGTGCGCAGGGCCTGTTGCTCAAGGCCGAGCAGATGCCCGCCATCTCCGGCCTGGGTCTGCCGATGGTCCTGAACCTCTCCACGCGCGAAATCTCCGCCCCGCTGAACATCAAGAACGGCCATTCCGATCTCTACGCCGCACTGGGCTACGGCTGGCTGATCTTCATGGCCCCGACCGTGCAGGCCACGTATGACATGAACATCATCGCGATCAAGGTCGCCGAGGCGGTCAACCTGCCCGCGATCGTCGCGTATGACGGCTTCCACACCTCGCACGCCAACCGCCGCGTCATGGTCTTCGCCGACCGTGAAGACGTGCAACGCTTCGTCGGCCCGCCGCCTTTCAAGGGCACGCTCGAAGGCAAGAACGGGCGACTGAGCTTCATCGACGTCAAGCACCCGCACACCTTCGGCCCCTACATGAACGACGACGTGATCAACTCGAAGGTGCAGATGGAGCAGAAGTTCCAGAGAGCCTACGAGCTGCTGCCGCGCATCTTCGATGAGTTCGCCGCGCTCACCGGGCGACGCTACGACTTCGTGCACCAGTACGGCGACAAGTCCGCCGACCGCTGCCTGATCGCGCTGAACACTGCGGGCGAAGCGGCCAAGGATGCGGTGGACCTGCTCGAAGCCCGCAACGAAGCGGTGAATCTGATTGTCCCCATGGTCCTCCGGCCCTGGCCGGAACGTGAGCTCCTTGACGCGCTGGGCGCCGCGCAGCGCATTGTCGTTGCCGAGCGTGGCAGCCAGTATGGTGCCAGCAATTACCTCGCCAACGAGATCGGCGCGGCGCTCCAGCGTCAGGGAAACTCCGCCCGCGTGATTCAGCGCAGCTACGGCATCGGCGGGCTGAACTTCACGCGCGAGGATGCGTTGGAGATGTACGCTGAGGCGAGTTCAGAGTTAAGAGTAGCGAGTAGCGAGTTGAAGAAGGGCGCCAGTGGTTCGGAGCAAGCGTCGATTGCGCAATCTGAACTCGCTACTCGCTACTCTGAACTCGCTACTCCTCCCTCCCGCCCGTCTTTCGGCTTCGCGCCGTCAAAACTCTATCACGGCGCCTGGCCCGGCGACCCCGATTACTCCCCGCCGCAGACGCTCACCCCGCTGACGGTCGAACAGTGCACGCTGAACGCCGGCAAGGACGGCAAGGTCAATCTCAAAGAGCTGATGAACATGCCGCAGCGCTTCGACAAGCACACGGCTTGTCCCGGCTGCGGCATTTTCACAAACCTGAACGACTTCCTGCGCGGCATCGACGGGCACGTCTGCCTGATCTTCAACACCGGCTGCGGCATGGTCGTCACCACCGGCTACCCGCTCACGAGCTTCAAGGTTCCTTACTTTCATAACCTCTTCCACAACGGCACATCCACCGCGACCGGCGTGGTCGAGATGATCAAACGCTTTCAGCGAAAGGGCGAGCTGCCGGAGGAAATCACGGTCATCGTCGTCAGCGGCGACGGCGGCGACGACATCGGTATGGACCAGGTGATCGGCAGCGCCCTGCGCAATGACCCGTTCATCCTGCTCGAGTACGACAACAAGGGCTACATGAACACCGGCGCCCAGCTCTGCTACACCGGCTACAAAGGTCAGAAAAACAGCAACGCCGCGATCGGCCCGAAACAGGCCGGCAAGACCAACCATCACAAGGACATCGTCGAAATCCTGCGCGGCACGTTCGCTCCGTACCTGGCGACGGTTTCCGAGGCGCACTCGGTCGACATGATCCGCAAGGCCCGCAAAGCCCAGGCCGCGGTCCGCGCCGGCGGATTCGCCTTCGTCAAAGCCATGTCCGTCTGCCCGCTCAACTGGGGCATGGCCGACCACGGCGGGCGGGCGGTTGTCGAGGCGGCGGTGAACGCCTGCCTGCACCCGCTCTTCGAAGTGGTGCACGGCGTTACGGCGCTTTCGCTCAATCCCGAGAAGCAGGGCAAGAAGATTCCGGTGGTCGAGGCGTTCAAGATGATGGGCTCGGCGTTCTCACACCTCGCCACGCCCGAGTACGCCGCCCTGGCGCAGGAGATTCAGGCGGAAGTCGATCGCCGCTGGGCGCGGCTGGTCGCGATGGCCGAAAACCCGGTCCTGTAGCGGCCGACCTCCGAGTCGGCCGTTTGGACCGTCCGACCTCCGAGTCGGCCGTTTGGACCGTCCGACCTCCGAGTCGGCCGTTTCGACCATCCGACCTCCGAGTCGGCCGTTTGGACCGTCCGACCTCCGAGTCGGCCGTTTCGACCATCCGACCTCCGAGCGGGCGGCCAGGTGAAGCCACGCGGCGCCGCAAGCGTCGCGCGGGGCCATCTGAGCCCCAAGCGCGAGCGCGTGGGGATTGGACCGAGCGTTTGCCGCTGCGCGCGAAATCCCCCGCGCTCGCGCTTGGGGTTCGGATCAGCGGTTTCACCGACCTCACCGGACACGTGTGGGCGGGCCTCAAACGGCCGCAGACGCCGGATGTGGCATTGATGCCATCGCCGAACGTGTTATTGGCCAGAACTCGATTCCGAAAGCGCGCCCGCATGAGCGGCCAAGTCGCAACCTAATTACTAACAGGTAGTTACAACCTCAGTCGGCCTGCCGCCGGGCCGGCTGCCTTTCCTTGCGCGCATCCCCTTCCTAAGCCTCTCGTGACGGGCCGTTGGTTTCCCCGTTGGTTTTTTCCCTTTCCGGACGCGACAGGAAGGACAAGTCATCATGCGCGCTTTTCGAATCGCCGGTCGCTCGGCCATCGCTTTTTCATCGACCTTGGCCATCGCTACGACCGCCGCCGCCGATTTCCCAATCACGCTTCAGGCGTTCGATCATCCGAACGCTCTCAGCAGCGCGGATCCGCACGCGCCGGACGCGCGCGATTACGGCTTGCGGCTGGACACGGCCGCCGGCCTGCAGTCGTTCCATTTTGTCGATGTGTCGATGACGTTCCTGAATCCGCCGGAGCCCGGGTCGGACACGGTCATGGCGACCCTGACCGGGACGATCGCGCACCTGCAGAGCACGCACGGCGGAATCACCGGTTACACGCCGACGTCCGGCTTCGATGTGCAGGACCAGCTGTACCAGATCGACGCTCAGTTTCGAATCTTCGGCCTGGCGGGGAGCTGGTTCGGCGCGAATTCCGGCCCTTACGAGAACATGTTCGCCGACCTGATCGCCGGCGGAATCAATGCCGGCAACAAGATTCAGTTCGCGCTGCACGACACCACGCTCACGCCGCTCTTCCAGGGGCCGGCCGTGTTCGACGGCCCGCTGGTCTACGATGAGCGTCCCGGCGGCGACGGAAACCCCAATCTCGACTCGTTCTACATCCGCTACCGCGATCGGCTCGATCCGGCTTTCTTCGCCTCGCCGCAGTGGGACGTGGTCTCCGCCGCGGGCTGGCTGGAACCGGCGGTCGACGGCGGGACGCCCTACGAGAACGACTTCCTGTTCTACCTGACCCCGGAGCCGGCCAGCGCGCTGCTGCTCCTGGCGGGCGGGATGCTGACCATTAAGCGACGGTAGAACTTCCAGGATTCCGGACCCGCGATGCGGGGAGCATCGGCGTCCCGCCGGTGTGCACCGGCGAGACGCCGATGCTCCCCGAAAACGAGACCGTGACGAGGTTCTGCCCTAATTGGGCTCACGTCGCTCCGGAGCGCCCTTCAACTTCACCTTGAGCGTCACCTTCTGCTCGCCGCGCAGCACGACGATCTCAATTTCGTCACCAGGCTTGAAGTCGCGCAGCACATCCATGTAGTCCTCGATCCCACTGATCGGCTTGCCGGCGATGTGCGTAATCGTGTCGCCATCCTGCATGCCGCCTTCCTTCGCCGCGCCGCCGTCCGCGACCGTCGAGACCACCAGTCCCTTGCCTTCCGCGGCGTAGTCGGGCGTGATGCCCAGCCGCACGCGCGGCATGACGGGGCGGCCGGTGTCGTCCGGCGTGTCGTCTTTCTTCGGCTTGAGCTTTTCGGCGATCTGGGCGTGCGCCTTGGCGACCGCATCCTTGTCCGATTCCTTCTCGTCCTTCTCCTGTTCCTCGATGCCGGGCTTCTTCATCGTGTCTTCGCCCGGCTCAACCGTTTCCTTCTTGTCCTGCCAGGTCGGGCCGTCGCTCAGATCGGCCACTTCGCTGACGATCGCGTACGAGAAGCGCAGGACCTTGGCCGCGCCATCGGCGTCGATCGTCTCGACGTCGTCGTCCGGCTGGTGATATTGCTTGTGGATGCCGGTGAACGGGAAGAGCACCGGGATCTTCTCGCGGTGGAAGGGCGCGTGGTCGCTGTTGCCGGGGACGCCCTTGGGGCTGCGGTATTTCAGCTCGCACTCGCTGGCGGCGGCGCGGATCATGTCCTCGAACTCGGTCGCCGTTCCGATGCCGTAGATGGTGAACTTATCGATGCTCAGGCGGCCGATCATGTCGAAGTTGATCATCGCCTTCACGCGCTCGAGCGGAATCGTCGGATGCTTGACGAAGTGCTCACTGCCCAGAAGCCCCAGTTCCTCGCCGCTGAATGCGATGAACAGGATGTTTCGCCGCAGCTTCGGCCCCTGGCCCAGCGCCTTGGCCAGCTCGAGGATGCCGCACGTGCCGGAGGCGTTGTCATCGGCGCCGTTGTGAACCACGGGCGTCGCGTCGGCCGACTGGAATGACCGCGGCTGGCGCCCGAGGTGGTCGTAGTGTGCGCCGATGACGACGTATTCGTCCGTCACGCCGCCGCCGGGGAGCACGCCGATCACGTTGCGGGCCTGAACCTGGCGCAGCCCGGGATTGAGCTTGGCGCTGAGTCCCGGCAAATCACGGGACATCGGCTTGCGCTGCGTATCGATCGTCTTCTGAAGCGTGCTCAGGTCGGGCTGGCCGGCCTGCTTGAGAATCGCGTCCGCCATTTTCTGCGAGATGTGGATCATCGGCAGCTTGTAGGTGGATCCCGTGCTCCACAGGTTGTACTCGGAGAGCTCATCTCCGGCCGGGGCCGAGGCGGGCTGCGTCGTCGGTCGCGGATGCGGCGGGTTCACCACGAGAATGCCCACTGCGCCATGCTCCGCCGCCGTGCGCGCCTTCCGCAGGAAGAGCGCATAGCGCGAGGGCGTCTTCCCGCCGAATTCGGCCTCCGGATCCTCGACCGGGGGCTCGAAGCGAAAGAGCAGGACGACCTTATCCTTGACCTCGAAGTCGGCGTAGTCGTTCCATTCGTGCTCGCTGGCCTCGATGCCATAGCCGACGAAAGCGAGCGGACCTTCCACTCGGTCCATGGCCGAGAACGGGAAGGGCCGCCAATCGCGGTGCAGCTTCCACTCGCCCGGCAGGCCGCTGATGTTCAGCGCGGCGTCCGCGTCGATGAGTTCCTTGCGCTGCTTGACGTCGAACGGCT contains:
- the ywaD gene encoding Aminopeptidase YwaD precursor, with the protein product MLRAPMSIVRRGLIVNVILSSCIAATALAGASLSERLDRASTLFSAPAYLEHMKYLAGEELAGRGTGTPGNALAAEYIARKFAEAGCKPAGADGGWYQPFDVKQRKELIDADAALNISGLPGEWKLHRDWRPFPFSAMDRVEGPLAFVGYGIEASEHEWNDYADFEVKDKVVLLFRFEPPVEDPEAEFGGKTPSRYALFLRKARTAAEHGAVGILVVNPPHPRPTTQPASAPAGDELSEYNLWSTGSTYKLPMIHISQKMADAILKQAGQPDLSTLQKTIDTQRKPMSRDLPGLSAKLNPGLRQVQARNVIGVLPGGGVTDEYVVIGAHYDHLGRQPRSFQSADATPVVHNGADDNASGTCGILELAKALGQGPKLRRNILFIAFSGEELGLLGSEHFVKHPTIPLERVKAMINFDMIGRLSIDKFTIYGIGTATEFEDMIRAAASECELKYRSPKGVPGNSDHAPFHREKIPVLFPFTGIHKQYHQPDDDVETIDADGAAKVLRFSYAIVSEVADLSDGPTWQDKKETVEPGEDTMKKPGIEEQEKDEKESDKDAVAKAHAQIAEKLKPKKDDTPDDTGRPVMPRVRLGITPDYAAEGKGLVVSTVADGGAAKEGGMQDGDTITHIAGKPISGIEDYMDVLRDFKPGDEIEIVVLRGEQKVTLKVKLKGAPERREPN
- the porB gene encoding Pyruvate synthase subunit PorB; this encodes MTAATLEPKSKKSGASARQTVWIGNGNEAVARAILDIGYDAEGYYPITPSSEAGENVQKAFASGETDISFIVGTSELAAISICAGAAIAGGRAVDVTSAQGLLLKAEQMPAISGLGLPMVLNLSTREISAPLNIKNGHSDLYAALGYGWLIFMAPTVQATYDMNIIAIKVAEAVNLPAIVAYDGFHTSHANRRVMVFADREDVQRFVGPPPFKGTLEGKNGRLSFIDVKHPHTFGPYMNDDVINSKVQMEQKFQRAYELLPRIFDEFAALTGRRYDFVHQYGDKSADRCLIALNTAGEAAKDAVDLLEARNEAVNLIVPMVLRPWPERELLDALGAAQRIVVAERGSQYGASNYLANEIGAALQRQGNSARVIQRSYGIGGLNFTREDALEMYAEASSELRVASSELKKGASGSEQASIAQSELATRYSELATPPSRPSFGFAPSKLYHGAWPGDPDYSPPQTLTPLTVEQCTLNAGKDGKVNLKELMNMPQRFDKHTACPGCGIFTNLNDFLRGIDGHVCLIFNTGCGMVVTTGYPLTSFKVPYFHNLFHNGTSTATGVVEMIKRFQRKGELPEEITVIVVSGDGGDDIGMDQVIGSALRNDPFILLEYDNKGYMNTGAQLCYTGYKGQKNSNAAIGPKQAGKTNHHKDIVEILRGTFAPYLATVSEAHSVDMIRKARKAQAAVRAGGFAFVKAMSVCPLNWGMADHGGRAVVEAAVNACLHPLFEVVHGVTALSLNPEKQGKKIPVVEAFKMMGSAFSHLATPEYAALAQEIQAEVDRRWARLVAMAENPVL
- a CDS encoding pyruvate flavodoxin oxidoreductase subunit delta, which gives rise to MNAPISLPFRDDLGFCNILMSALGGDGANMAAKLLFKIGVTSFGLDGGYDAKYGSEKKGTATDVSVRFCQVDNPVRQSGPTNQPHLLVVFHEALIEPLELYRGLQPGAICIVNTVRPPDALRADLKLHSGEIVCIDATRIAFETRSRLNMPLLAALAHELGFPDDEVKRIIAKQWPKVAERNLSAFDQAVHNTRSASFLPDGYQPLPPKAIGGQIGWKNMLNGGTVDALYHTTRGRDNRVAAQGRVPKFAPEACNSCGICFTVCSDPGGLMWHDGRMVGIDEAYCKGCMRCVEACPTTKKGHALTVPEVELA